A DNA window from Brassica napus cultivar Da-Ae chromosome C1, Da-Ae, whole genome shotgun sequence contains the following coding sequences:
- the LOC106376069 gene encoding peroxidase 43, giving the protein MVWTKAKVNLALFLVIVFIGISVADLKVGFYSNTCPQAESIVKRVVSGASLSDPNLPAILLRLHFHDCFVEGCDGSILVDNGAISEKFAFGHEGVRGFEIIEAAKAELEAACPGVVSCADIVALAARDAISLANGPAYEVPTGRRDGRVSNLSLAKDMPDVSDSIEILKDKFMRKGLHAKELVLLSAAHTIGTTACFFMTKRLYNFLPGGQPDPTINPVFLPELTTQCPQNGDINTRIPMDRSSERLFDKQILQNIKDGFAVLQTDAGLYEDVATRQIVNSYVGLLNPLFGPSFESDFVKAMVKMGKINVKTGSNGEIRRVCSAFN; this is encoded by the exons ATGGTGTGGACGAAGGCTAAGGTTAATCTAGCTTTGTTTCTGGTCATAGTTTTCATCGGCATCTCTGTTGCTGATCTCAAAGTCGGGTTTTACTCCAATACATGCCCTCAAGCCGAGTCAATCGTCAAAAGAGTTGTCTCGGGAGCTTCGCTTTCCGACCCAAACCTCCCAGCCATACTTCTCCGCCTCCATTTTCACGATTGCTTTGTCGAG GGATGTGACGGGTCGATCCTCGTGGACAACGGAGCAATCTCTGAGAAGTTTGCATTCGGGCATGAAGGCGTTAGAGGATTTGAGATAATAGAAGCCGCCAAGGCCGAGCTTGAAGCTGCATGCCCTGGTGTTGTCTCGTGCGCAGACATTGTTGCCTTGGCTGCACGTGATGCAATATCTttg GCGAATGGACCGGCGTATGAGGTGCCAACAGGAAGAAGAGACGGTCGGGTTTCGAACTTGTCGCTGGCTAAGGACATGCCTGATGTAAGTGACTCGATTGAGATACTTAAGGATAAGTTCATGCGGAAGGGACTCCACGCAAAAGAACTCGTCCTTCTCAGTG CTGCTCATACTATCGGCACAACGGCCTGCTTCTTCATGACTAAACGCCTCTACAATTTCTTACCGGGTGGCCAGCCTGATCCGACCATCAATCCAGTATTTTTACCCGAACTAACCACTCAGTGCCCACAGAATGGTGACATAAACACCCGGATACCAATGGACCGGTCCAGTGAGCGGCTATTCGACAAGCAGATTCTACAAAATATAAAGGATGGTTTTGCGGTGCTTCAGACCGATGCAGGTCTCTACGAGGATGTAGCAACCCGCCAGATCGTTAATTCCTATGTTGGGTTGCTAAATCCCCTCTTTGGCCCATCGTTCGAATCAGATTTCGTCAAGGCGATGGTGAAGATGGGGAAGATTAATGTGAAGACTGGTTCTAATGGGGAGATTCGACGGGTTTGCTCAGCTTTCAATTGA
- the LOC106376068 gene encoding protein CHLOROPLAST IMPORT APPARATUS 2 translates to MSSCLSGGGAYTFELEMMKSRPSRTAASSSHNTPSPSSTISESNSPPLTISTRRPRTQRKRPNQTYDEAAALLSTAYPNIFSSKRKSPLNPLFLNEYEEASQLLLPFESIEDQGFLFSPTIQTKPDDFLEHKEVSFDSEVNRFGFFEDFDAESILDEEIEEGIDSFMGSIESNDGESGFAGIAPLGEMTMLPWQGSSLGLRNSLRECDDASLWMFPTVELEHISPRIQTTITAAALAADDGEPDDVNSSSKSKTVAGEEKRKMTKKKNVDAAAAAADLKTEQRVSPLLKLDYDRVLEAWSDKESPFSNEVLGSETAGSDIHARLAEIDLFGESGMREAIVSRYKEKRRNRLFSNSKRIRYQVRKLSADQRPRMKGRFVRRSNIRNLGGLRL, encoded by the exons ATGTCGTCTTGTCTAAGTGGCGGCGGCGCTTATACCTTCGAGTTGGAAATGATGAAGTCTCGGCCGTCGAGAACGGCCGCCTCATCCTCACACAACACTCCTTCGCCGTCATCTACAATCTCCGAGTCAAACTCTCCTCCGCTAACAATCTCCACAAGAAGGCCACGGACGCAACGGAAACGACCAAACCAGACTTACGACGAAGCGGCCGCTCTTCTCTCAACTGCTTACCCGAACATCTTCTCGTCCAAGAGAAAATCTCCGTTGAATCCTCTGTTTCTCAACGAATATGAGGAAGCTTCTCAGTTACTTCTACCGTTTGAGTCAATCGAGGATCAAGGCTTCTTGTTCAGTCCAACTATACAGACGAAACCAGATGACTTCTTGGAGCACAAGGAAGTCAGTTTCGACTCAGAGGTGAATCGGTTTGGATTCTTCGAGGACTTCGACGCTGAGTCGATTCTTGAtgaagagattgaagaaggGATCGATAGTTTCATGGGGAGCATTGAATCCAACGACGGAGAATCTGGTTTTGCCGGAATCGCCCCGTTAGGGGAAATGACGATGCTTCCTTGGCAAGGAAGCTCCCTGGGTTTGAGGAACTCTCTCAGGGAATGCGACGATGCGAGCTTGTGGATGTTTCCCACCGTGGAACTCGAACATATCTCGCCGAGAATTCAGACCACTATAACCGCCGCCGCTTTAGCAGCTGATGACGGCGAACCCGACGACGTGAATAGTAGTAGCAAGAGTAAGACGGTGGCGGGAGAAGAGAAAAGGAAgatgacaaagaagaagaatgtggATGCGGCTGCGGCTGCGGCGGATTTAAAGACAGAACAGAGAGTGAGTCCGTTATTGAAGCTCGACTACGACAGGGTTTTAGAAGCTTGGTCGGATAAGGAGTCGCCGTTCTCCAATGAGGTTCTTGGTTCGGAAACTGCCGGAAGCGACATCCAT GCAAGATTGGCTGAGATAGATTTGTTTGGAGAAAGCGGGATGAGAGAAGCTATTGTGTCAAGGTATAAAGAGAAAAGGAGGAATCGGCTCTTCTCTAACTCCAAAAGAATTCGATATCAAGTCCGCAAACTCAGTGCTGATCAACGACCCCGTATGAAG GGACGATTTGTGAGAAGGTCCAACATAAGGAACTTAGGTGGGTTACGGTTATAA